The following are encoded in a window of Pristis pectinata isolate sPriPec2 chromosome 1, sPriPec2.1.pri, whole genome shotgun sequence genomic DNA:
- the LOC127567320 gene encoding RING finger protein nhl-1-like codes for MRHQRVAVTVLLLFAGCTEQEMNRHLIEQLLTCSVCLDRYTKPKLLPCQHTFCQEPCLSGLADRAGQKVKCPECRTVHRIPQEGVAGFPNNRTILGFLEIPMEQISSLTTHRTLACAACGLKEELAMCHHCQEKLCHSCNSVHRERLRLDLRGLVCQLRRSLPKLSAVLGVLEQKTASLQENGELVRAEISHSVECLIAELREREQVLTLQSERLVHSALRDLQRRQEDLEVGLATVSSHCDCVDSSLADDLNLPGTILWQLHKQSEELINHVRELEKPGEEPPEVLRFVPGTVLYSNVVNFGSVSWAAKDAIPSQILSSDLSRRLGVHSSFPSISSMPTSIEVCSPMSISNLSSILARPATNILTPRTQARQRLNTPDSQSLVIELLDTGNHLLGFRLKGQDLLLHYQEKGSMKCKIGSKGSDLGYFTWPRGVAVMPEGHLVVADSSNHRVQIFDRRGHFVRSFGSYGSGEGEFDCLAGVAVSDRGWIVTADRYNHRLQLFDSRGRFVRLFGREGACPGHLSYPWGVAVDRSGLIYVCDKDNHRLQLFSLDGHFVRTFGCHGNGAGRLDQPHYVAVGPGNQVVVSDSGNHRLQVFDGAGGFVRTFGCEGTGLGQLKYPRGVAVDHDGNILVGDSGNNRVQLFRPDGTFLQAFGCWGTGDGQLKGLEGVAFRGGDIVVSDRENHRIQVF; via the exons ATGCGGCACCAGAGGGTGGCAGTGACTGTGCTTTTGTTGTTTGCAGGCTGCACTGAGCAAGAAATGAACCGTCACCTCATTGAGCAACTCCTGACCTGTTCAGTCTGCCTGGACCGATACACCAAGCCCAAGCTCCTGCCATGCCAACACACCTTCTGCCAGGAGCCCTGCTTAAGTGGCCTGGCAGACAGAGCTGGCCAAAAGGTGAAATGCCCCGAGTGCCGGACAGTCCACAGGATCCCCCAGGAAGGTGTGGCTGGGTTCCCGAACAACAGGACCATCCTCGGTTTTTTGGAGATCCCCATGGAGCAGATCTCCAGCCTGACCACCCACAGGACCCTGGCCTGTGCCGCCTGTGGCCTGAAGGAGGAGTTGGCCATGTGccaccactgccaggagaagctGTGCCACTCCTGTAACTCTGTACACAGGGAACGACTGCGGCTGGATCTGAGAGGTCTAGTGTGTCAATTGAGAAGGTCCCTGCCCAAGCTTTCTGCTGTCCTCGGGGTGCTGGAACAGAAAACTGCATCCCTGCAGGAGAATGGGGAGTTGGTGCGAGCAGAGATCAGCCACAGTGTCGAATGCCTCATCGCTGAGCTGAGGGAACGGGAGCAGGTGCTGACTCTGCAGTCTGAGCGGCTGGTACACAGTGCCCTCAGGGATCTCCAGAGGAGACAAGAGGACCTGGAGGTTGGGCTGGCCACTGTTTCCAGTCATTGTGACTGTGTTGACAGCAGCTTGGCTGATGACCTCAACCTCCCAGGCACCATACTCTGGCAGCTGCATAAGCAGTCCGAAGAGCTGATCAACCATGTAAGGGAACTGGAGAAGCCTGGAGAGGAGCCGCCAGAAGTTCTCAGGTTTGTGCCTGGCACTGTCCTTTATTCTAATGTTGTTAACTTTGGTTCTGTATCCTGGGCAGCAAAAGATGCAATTCCTTCACAGATTCTCTCCTCTGATTTATCCAGAAGACTAGGAGTTCATAGTTCATTTCCAAGCATCTCCTCAATGCCAACGAGCATTGAAGTGTGCTCCCCCATGTCCATAAGCAACTTGTCCAGCATCCTGGCTAGGCCAGCCACTAACATTTTAACTCCAAGGACACAGGCAAGGCAAAGGCTGAACACACCAGACTCCCAGTCTCTGGTCATTGAACTGCTGGACACTGGCAATCACTTGCTAGGCTTCCGACTGAAAGGCCAAGAtctccttcttcactatcaagaaAAGGGAAGTATGAAATGCAAAATTGGATCAAAAGGGAGTGATCTGGGTTATTTCACGTGGCCAAGAGGGGTAGCTGTGATGCCGGAAGGTCACCTGGTGGTGGCAGACAGCAGTAATCACAGAGTGCAG ATCTTTGACCGACGAGGCCACTTCGTCCGCAGCTTCGGCTCCTACGGCAGCGGCGAGGGCGAGTTCGACTGCCTGGCCGGGGTGGCGGTCAGCGACCGCGGCTGGATCGTCACCGCCGACCGCTACAACCACCGCCTGCAGCTCTTCGACAGCCGCGGCCGCTTCGTCCGTCTCTTCGGCCGGGAGGGCGCTTGCCCCGGCCACCTGAGCTACCCGTGGGGCGTGGCCGTCGACCGCTCGGGCCTCATCTACGTCTGCGACAAGGACAACCACCGCCTGCAGCTCTTCTCTCTCGACGGCCACTTCGTCCGGACCTTCGGTTGCCACGGCAACGGTGCCGGCCGGCTGGATCAGCCCCACTACGTGGCCGTTGGCCCTGGCAACCAGGTGGTGGTCAGCGACAGCGGCAACCACCGCCTGCAGGTCTTCGACGGCGCCGGCGGCTTCGTGCGCACCTTCGGCTGCGAGGGCACGGGCCTGGGCCAGCTCAAGTACCCCCGCGGCGTGGCGGTCGACCACgacggcaacatcctggtgggcGACAGCGGCAACAACCGGGTGCAGCTCTTCCGGCCGGACGGAACCTTCCTGCAAGCGTTCGGGTGCTGGGGGACCGGTGACGGGCAGCTGAAAGGGCTGGAGGGGGTGGCCTTCCGCGGGGGCGATATTGTGGTCAGTGACCGGGAGAACCACAGGATCCAGGTGTTTTAG